A genome region from Arachis duranensis cultivar V14167 chromosome 8, aradu.V14167.gnm2.J7QH, whole genome shotgun sequence includes the following:
- the LOC107461237 gene encoding MFP1 attachment factor 1 has protein sequence MTDPEIAPATPSEPQQTSHDQHSNSAAKLGPGGISFSIWPPTQRTRDAVVNRLIETLSTPSVLSKRYGTMTPDEASAAARQIEDEAFAAAGGSAASDDDGIEILQVYSKEISKRMLDTVKARANTGAVAVDNGGAQAPASDVAPPPAAESAPAESET, from the coding sequence atgaccGACCCGGAAATCGCACCCGCAACCCCATCGGAGCCGCAGCAAACCTCCCATGACCAACACTCCAACTCCGCCGCCAAGCTTGGCCCCGGCGGCATCTCCTTCAGCATATGGCCACCCACACAGCGCACCCGTGACGCCGTCGTTAACCGCCTAATTGAAACCCTATCCACTCCATCCGTGCTCTCCAAGCGCTACGGCACCATGACTCCCGATGAGGCCTCCGCCGCAGCACGCCAGATCGAGGACGAGGCCTTCGCCGCCGCCGGTGGCTCCGCGGCCTCCGACGACGATGGAATCGAGATCCTTCAGGTGTATTCCAAGGAGATCAGCAAGCGGATGCTCGACACCGTGAAGGCCAGAGCTAACACCGGTGCCGTCGCCGTCGATAACGGTGGAGCTCAGGCCCCTGCCTCCGACGTTGCCCCTCCACCAGCCGCTGAGAGTGCACCAGCTGAGTCTGAAACCTAA
- the LOC107461208 gene encoding WD40 repeat-containing protein HOS15 isoform X2, with product MDEDFSFIQPLDLITKDPYELHSIVKAKKENQRQNKHESNKITNDLIQDNAREHVQELEKEKKERENEQGVEKMKLDKEREQEKCEQKELQHQDQNHAENHEDKTTVENLESKARGGPEPMEISQSSISLHNEIPSSDVKILEGHTSEVFACAWNPSGSLLASGSGDSTARIWKIPDGPCNSCMHDEPVNVVVLRHFKGRTNEKSKDVTTLDWNADGTLLATGSYDGQARIWTKDGELKSTLNKHKGPIFSLKWNKKGDYLLSGSVDKTAIVWDIKTGEWKQQFEFHSAPTLDVDWRNSVSFATCSTDNMIYVCKVGENRPIKTFAGHQGEVNAIKWDPSGTLLASCSDDHTAKIWSLKQDKLIHDLKEHVKEIYTIRWSPAGSGSSSPNQQLTLASASFDSTVKLWDVELGKVLYSLNGHRDPVYSIAFSPNGEYLASGSMDKCMHIWSVKEGKIVKTYAGNGGIFEISWNKDGDKVAACFSNNIVTVLDFRM from the exons ATGGATGAGGATTTTTCATTCATCCAGCCTCTTGATCTTATCACAAAGGACCCATATGAACTGCACAGTATAGTAAAGGCCAAAAAGGAAAACCAACGTCAAAATAAGcatgaatcaaacaaaataacaaatgaCTTAATTCAGGACAATGCTCGGGAGCACGTTCAAGAAttggaaaaagagaagaaagaaagggaaaatgAACAAGGTGTGGAGAAAATGAAGCTAGATAAggaaagagaacaagaaaagtgTGAACAGAAAGAACTACAACACCAAGATCAGAACCATGCTGAGAATCATGAAGACAAGACTACAGTTGAAAATCTAGAAAGTAAAGCACGAGGAG GGCCTGAGCCCATGGAGATCTCCCAAAGTTCCATTTCACTGCATAATGAAATTCCATCTTCTGATGTGAAAATTTTGGAAGGCCATACATCGGAG GTTTTTGCTTGTGCATGGAATCCATCTGGTTCTCTTCTCGCATCCGG ATCTGGTGATTCAACGGCTCGAATTTGGAAAATACCTGATGGACCTTGTAACTCTTGCATGCATGATGAACCAGTAAATGTTGTGGTGCTGAGGCATTTTAAAGGAAGAACCAATGAAAAAAGCAAGGATGTGACAACACTTGACTGGAAT GCAGATGGTACATTATTGGCAACTGGTTCCTATGATGGGCAAGCAAGAATATGGACTAAAGATG GAGAGTTGAAGAGTACGCTAAACAAGCATAAAGGTCCAATATTTTCCCTGAAGTGGAACAAGAAGGGGGATTATCTTCTTAGTGGAAGTGTAGATAAAACTGCTATTGTATGGGACATAAAGACTGGGGAATGGAAACAACAATTTGAATTTCACTCAG CCCCCACTCTTGACGTTGATTGGCGGAACAGTGTTTCATTTGCAACATGCTCCACTGATAATATGATATATGTATGCAAAGTTGGAGAGAATAGACCAATCAAAACTTTTGCAGGGCATCAG GGTGAAGTTAATGCCATTAAATGGGATCCATCGGGTACTTTGCTGGCGTCCTGCTCTGACGATCACACTGCAAAA ATATGGAGTCTGAAACAGGACAAGCTTATACATGATTTGAAGGAACACGTCAAG GAGATATATACAATCCGGTGGAGCCCTGCAGGCTCTGGTTCTAGCAGTCCCAATCAACAATTAACACTAGCAAG TGCCTCTTTCGACTCTACGGTAAAGCTCTGGGATGTGGAACTAGGGAAAGTACTGTACAGCCTAAATGGTCACAG GGATCCTGTATATTCGATTGCATTCAGCCCAAATGGTGAGTATCTTGCTAGTGGATCGATGGATAAATGCATGCATATATGGTCGGTCAAGGAGGGAAAAATTGTGAAAACATATGCTGGCAATGGTGGGATCTTTGAAATTAGTTGGAACAAGGACGGGGATAAAGTTGCTGCTTGCTTTTCAAACAATATAGTTACTGTCTTGGATTTCCGAATGTAG
- the LOC107461208 gene encoding WD40 repeat-containing protein HOS15 isoform X1 has translation MISISSSELNYLVFRYLHESGFTHSAFAFGYEAGIDKTIIDVNMVPPGALVTFIQKGIQYLELEANLSGSDADMDEDFSFIQPLDLITKDPYELHSIVKAKKENQRQNKHESNKITNDLIQDNAREHVQELEKEKKERENEQGVEKMKLDKEREQEKCEQKELQHQDQNHAENHEDKTTVENLESKARGGPEPMEISQSSISLHNEIPSSDVKILEGHTSEVFACAWNPSGSLLASGSGDSTARIWKIPDGPCNSCMHDEPVNVVVLRHFKGRTNEKSKDVTTLDWNADGTLLATGSYDGQARIWTKDGELKSTLNKHKGPIFSLKWNKKGDYLLSGSVDKTAIVWDIKTGEWKQQFEFHSAPTLDVDWRNSVSFATCSTDNMIYVCKVGENRPIKTFAGHQGEVNAIKWDPSGTLLASCSDDHTAKIWSLKQDKLIHDLKEHVKEIYTIRWSPAGSGSSSPNQQLTLASASFDSTVKLWDVELGKVLYSLNGHRDPVYSIAFSPNGEYLASGSMDKCMHIWSVKEGKIVKTYAGNGGIFEISWNKDGDKVAACFSNNIVTVLDFRM, from the exons ATGATCTCAATCTCTTCCTCTGAGTTGAACTACTTAGTCTTCCGTTATCTTCACGAATCTG GTTTTACCCATTCAGCATTTGCATTTGGGTATGAAGCAGGAATCGATAAAACAATAATTGATGTAAACATGGTCCCTCCTGGTGCTCTTGTTACGTTCATACAGAAGGGAATTCAATATCTTGAGCTGGAAGCAAACTTGAGTGGT AGCGATGCAGACATGGATGAGGATTTTTCATTCATCCAGCCTCTTGATCTTATCACAAAGGACCCATATGAACTGCACAGTATAGTAAAGGCCAAAAAGGAAAACCAACGTCAAAATAAGcatgaatcaaacaaaataacaaatgaCTTAATTCAGGACAATGCTCGGGAGCACGTTCAAGAAttggaaaaagagaagaaagaaagggaaaatgAACAAGGTGTGGAGAAAATGAAGCTAGATAAggaaagagaacaagaaaagtgTGAACAGAAAGAACTACAACACCAAGATCAGAACCATGCTGAGAATCATGAAGACAAGACTACAGTTGAAAATCTAGAAAGTAAAGCACGAGGAG GGCCTGAGCCCATGGAGATCTCCCAAAGTTCCATTTCACTGCATAATGAAATTCCATCTTCTGATGTGAAAATTTTGGAAGGCCATACATCGGAG GTTTTTGCTTGTGCATGGAATCCATCTGGTTCTCTTCTCGCATCCGG ATCTGGTGATTCAACGGCTCGAATTTGGAAAATACCTGATGGACCTTGTAACTCTTGCATGCATGATGAACCAGTAAATGTTGTGGTGCTGAGGCATTTTAAAGGAAGAACCAATGAAAAAAGCAAGGATGTGACAACACTTGACTGGAAT GCAGATGGTACATTATTGGCAACTGGTTCCTATGATGGGCAAGCAAGAATATGGACTAAAGATG GAGAGTTGAAGAGTACGCTAAACAAGCATAAAGGTCCAATATTTTCCCTGAAGTGGAACAAGAAGGGGGATTATCTTCTTAGTGGAAGTGTAGATAAAACTGCTATTGTATGGGACATAAAGACTGGGGAATGGAAACAACAATTTGAATTTCACTCAG CCCCCACTCTTGACGTTGATTGGCGGAACAGTGTTTCATTTGCAACATGCTCCACTGATAATATGATATATGTATGCAAAGTTGGAGAGAATAGACCAATCAAAACTTTTGCAGGGCATCAG GGTGAAGTTAATGCCATTAAATGGGATCCATCGGGTACTTTGCTGGCGTCCTGCTCTGACGATCACACTGCAAAA ATATGGAGTCTGAAACAGGACAAGCTTATACATGATTTGAAGGAACACGTCAAG GAGATATATACAATCCGGTGGAGCCCTGCAGGCTCTGGTTCTAGCAGTCCCAATCAACAATTAACACTAGCAAG TGCCTCTTTCGACTCTACGGTAAAGCTCTGGGATGTGGAACTAGGGAAAGTACTGTACAGCCTAAATGGTCACAG GGATCCTGTATATTCGATTGCATTCAGCCCAAATGGTGAGTATCTTGCTAGTGGATCGATGGATAAATGCATGCATATATGGTCGGTCAAGGAGGGAAAAATTGTGAAAACATATGCTGGCAATGGTGGGATCTTTGAAATTAGTTGGAACAAGGACGGGGATAAAGTTGCTGCTTGCTTTTCAAACAATATAGTTACTGTCTTGGATTTCCGAATGTAG